CTTGCAAATATTGCAGAATATAATCCTTATTCTGCGTTTCTTTTATACGATTCTCAGCATATTTCCTTAATGGTAATGCAGGTGTCACAGCAGGAAGCACATTATTCCGAAAATAGGCAAGCACTTCTTCTATTTCAGGAACATTCACGTTTACCTGCATATATGCGGCAAAAACAGACATGTTAGGCAGACACTTCAGAGAAACTTCTTCTTTTGCAGCCGCTCCCAATTTTAATTTACTTCCAAACTTTATGACAGAAACTCCATTCTCTAAAGTCCGTTCAAAAATCGTTGCAGGTTGCTGACTGGGATAGTAACACAACTCTTCTTTAATCACATGCATTCTTGTCAGAGAAAGTTTATAGATAAATTTTACAGGCTGACATTTCTCTTTTATGATATAAAATGAAATACTTAAATCCGAGGTTTCAGTTATACCATTCTTATTCATAAGAAATGGGACAATTCCTGTCTCCTCTCCTTTAGTAGTCGGCGTACGCACCAAAAACGTCTTAATATAGTCACATATCTTTATGAAATTACTTTTCCCGGAAGCATTTGCACCATAAACAACAGCCAATTTAAGCAATCGGATTCCAGGAGCCAAATCAACAACATGGTATGTCTCCATATCTTTACTATTATCTGCTTCAAAGCTAAATATTGCTTCATCTCTAAAAGAGAGCAAATTCTTAAATTTAATTTCTGCAATCATTATAGGCAAACTTTATTTTCTACAAATATATAAAGAAAAACAAGAATGTCATCATTTAGTTTGATAAAACAGCACATTATATGCTATTTCCGCATTCTAAGCATAGAAATTAAAAAATAAGCATAATAACATTTCAACATATGTTTTAAATATAAGATAGCCATATTGGATAATCTTTTGGTTCCCGTTTATTTCGCTGTCCATTTACTAACTATTCTACGCAGCTCGGGCGGCGAGACAGGCTTAGTCAGAAAATCATTGCAACCCGCATTGAAAGCCAGTGATTTATCGTTGGCATAAGCAAAGGCCGTAAGTGCGACAATGGGAACTTGAGTTCCGGTTTTTCTTAACAGGCTGGTCGTTTCTATTCCGCCCATACCCGGCATTTTCATATCCATAAGTATGAGGTCGGGAGTTTGGGCGTTGAAAAGCTCTATGGCTTCGCTGCCATCGTGTGCTCTCAATAAGCGATAATCTTTTCTCAGTAACGCTTCAATCAGCAAGTAGTTGCTGTCTATATCCTCGGCTACCAGAATCAGAGGTTTATAGTTTCTTGGGGTAGTCTTTGGGATTGGAAGTTGTTCGTTTTCCGCTACTATTTCCAAGGAAGATTGGGTATCGGATAGGTATGGGTGTGTGAACCAAAAACAGGAGCCTTTTCCTTCACGGGATTCGACCCCAATTCTTCCGCCCATCCGTTCGACCAAACTTTGGCATATTGAAAGCCCAAGACCGGCGCCTTGTGCGAATGAGTCGAGTTTCACAAAACGATTGAAGATTTCATCTCGCTGTTCGGCAGGAATACCTTTGCCCGTATCCGTTACACAGAAACGTAGCTGACCGTTATCCTCTAAAGTATAGGAAAGAGTAATCGAGCCTTTGGTGGTAAATTTCAAGGCATTGGTCATGAAATTAGAAAGTACCTGCACGATTCTATTTTTATCGGCATCCATCACTATCTGCGGTGAACTTTCATCAAAACGAAGTTCTACTGCTTCATCATGTTTCTTATGCAAGAAAGTAGCTATCACTTCTTTGCAAAGTTGATGTAAATCTACACTTGATATAGTGAGTTCTATTGTTCCGGCTTCTATTTTGGAAATATCCAGAATATCGGAAATAAGGTTGAGTAACAGTTCATTGTTCTCTTGTACCAGTGACATATATGATTGACGCAGTTCCGCCTCATCAGTTTCGGCAAGCAGGCTCGAAAAGCCTACAATGGCATTCAGGGGAGTGCGTATCTCGTGGCTCATGTTAGCGAGGAATGCCGATTTAAGCCTGTCCGCTTCTTCGGCTTTTTCTTTAGACTGAATCAATTCCAACTCTACGTGTTTGCGGGTAGTGATGTCGGTGGCAAGTTCCATGATTGCCCACCGTCCGTCGAGCCATTTAATCGCCATACTTTGGATGGTGTACCAACGTTCGGTAACAGGATTATAGTCTTCCCAAAAATGAACGCCTGTGAGCTTGCGGTCGGCATCGAGTAATTGTGGTTTCGGACAATGCACGCATGCACCTTCCAATCCGGCATTCAACATCTTCCAACATTTCGCTCTTTCCGGCACTTGCCCGGCTTCTTCCCTAAAAGGTTTATTTGCAAAAAGCACTTCCATTGTATCATAATCACAGACAAAAACATTGGCATTGATATTATCCAATACCTTTTGCATGGTACGTTGCGACTGTTGCAGGGATACTTCGACCTGCCAACGCTTCGTAGCGGTAGATACAATTTGTGAAATTTGGCTCATGAGTTCCACATCTTTCTCATCCCATTGCTTGTTCCAGCAAAAGTTGAACGAAAGGAAGCCGAAATGTATCCCCAACTGTGACAGGGGAAAAACAGCAATGGCCTTTACTCCTTGCACTTCGAGCATTTGGGAAATGAAAGGGTCGAGCGAATAAATATCGGATGTACAAATGATGTTGTTATCTTCGAACATATCAAACCAAGGTTTTCCCGCTTCGATAGTCATACTCCGCAAGTAATCTATGGCAGGTTCGATTCCTTCGTTACACCATTCATAAGTGCAGCCGTAGGTTACACCGTCCAAATGATTTTCCCATGTCGCCAAACGGTCAACACCTGTATAACGGCCGATTTCGGCAAGTGCCATATTCATGGCTGTGGGTATATCGGGTTCCAATTGGAGTATTTGCAGTACCTTGATGAACAATGCCTGTCGCCGGTTGGTCGCTTCGAGATTTTCCTGAATAGCAATCAGGTCTTTAGATTTTTCTTCGACCATTTGTTCGAGCCGGGTACGGTACTGCTCCAGTTCCATATCGGTTCCTTTTTGCTCGGAATCGGTAGTTTTCATAATAAATTTAGAAGTGGTGATAATGAATAAAATAGTTATTTCAGACTCTGACAATACATTCTCTATATTCTGCAAATATATAGATTAATTTTAGATTCCAAAATATTTCTTCTTAAAACAATATACTCCTAAAATTCTAATATTCGGAGACTTATGGAATAAATTATGACATAATACACCTATTATCCCCGGATGTGATTATTCAGTTTCTTCTCTCTACACAAAGATTACACTAATTTCAATCCTACAATCGAAATAATCAAAGTTGTCAGAAAGTTATACCGTTCCCTTTTTCCGGAAATTGGAAGGGCTGCATCCTCTATATTTCTTAAATAACTTATTCAGGTGACTTTCATCAGTAAAGCCCAATTCGGTTACTATTTCACTGATTCTCATTTGACTGTGAAGCAATCTATTCTCGACTAGTTTTAGTTTGTAATTCAATATATATTGCTGCATTGTCTCATTCGTATGTTTTTTAAAGTAACGTCCCAAGTAACTTTCTGAAATACCGAATTGTTGACTTATAGCTTTTGCCTTAATCTTATCGGACTGGTAAATATGGGTTTGAATATATTGCAGAATATCAAGTGCTTTTTCTTCCGAACACTCATCGACTTGTTCAGGCAGAAACATCGCAATATTACGCGCCACAACAATTATTATTGTATTAATTAGCTGGGCTATAATCTCTTTACTATACAGTTTTTTATTGATATATTCCCGGATAATAGCTTCTATCATCGGTTTGACCAACAACTTATCAGTCTTATTTCTCAAGATACATCCGGGTTGATGATTGGCATGTTGCAAAATGAATTCCAGTCTATGTATGTTTTCAGCACCCAAAACCGCAGAGTGAATATAGATATCATTAAACTTGATATTGACAAACTTTGTCGTGGTATGTATATCAAAAGAATGGGAATCTCCGGGAGTTAGCATAAATAAATGCCCATCATGGTAGGAAAATTTATTATTATTTATCCATTGAATACCTGTACCCGACAGGATATACACCAATTCGAAAAAGGTATGGTCGTGTTCCTTCAATAGCGATTCGTCAAGTTCACTAAAACTAATCTCAAACGGTTGATGTAGGTTTTCTCTCTTCATAGTGCAAATATAATCTCCAAAAGCGCCATTATACCAGAATAACGAAAAATAATACATAAAATTAGTTCAAAAATTGGTATAACTTTGCTGTGTATCAAAATCAATAGCTTATGAAAACAGAAATGGAGAAATGCCTGGCTGGTGAATGGTATGATTGTCACGACAAGGTATTTATGGAATTGAAAAGTAAAACTCACCGTTTGTTAATGAAATACAACTCGGTATCTTATGAACAGAAAAAAGAAAAATATGAGATTCTGAAACTTATGTTCGGCAGTATTGGAGTGAATGTCTCTGTTGGTCATTCTTTTATTTGTGATTATGGCTGTAATATTCATATTGGAAACAATGTCACCGTAAATACCGGTTGCACATTTGTAGATTGCAATAAAATCACCATAGGAAATAATGTACTGATAGCTCCCAACGTACAGATTTACACGGCAACCCATCCGATAGATTTGAATGAACGGCTTACTCCGGTAGAAACTTCGGAAGGTTACGAATACGTCCGCCACACATTTGCACTACCGGTATCCATTGAGGATGGTTGCTGGATTGGTGGTGGAGTGATTATTTTACCCGGCATCACGATTGGGAAAGGTAGTGTTATCGGTGCAGGCAGCGTTGTTACCAAAAGCATTCCTGCCGACAGTTTGGCTGTAGGAAATCCATGCAGGACGATTCGTAAAATCAATGAAAGCACAAGGATATGATTAAATTAGTTGCATTTGATTTGGATGGTACAATTGGAGATACTATACCAATGTGTATAAGCGCCTTCAAGAAAGCAGCAGCTCCCTATGCTAACCATGAATTAACAGAAAAAGAAATCATTCAAACTTTCGGGTTGAATGAAGAAGGAATGATTAGACAAGTTATTACCGGAGATAATTGGCAAAAGGCTTTAGATGACTTTTATGATGTCTATAAAAAGATGCATGCTATAAAATGCCCACATCCTTTTGAAGGTATAGTAGAATTGATTGGAGAATTGAAAAAGAAATCTATCGTTATTGCTTTAGTCACAGGTAAAGGAGAAAAGAGTTGTACTATTACATTGAAGCAATTTAATATGGAAGAATGTTTTGACTACATCAAAACCGGAAGTTCCGAGAGAAACAGAAAAGCAGAGCATCTTAATAACTTATTGGTTGAATACAATTTACAACCTTATGAGATGGTATATATCGGAGACGCTGTTTCGGATATTATGGCTTGTCAGAAGGTTGGAATAAAATGTTTGTCCGCTGCATGGGCAGTATCCGATATGGATATTTGCAATATAAAAGAGCATAATAAAGAACATCTATTTTATTCGATCGAATCGCTTCGCTTCTTTTTGACGGAAAGTTTTGAATCTATTTGATAACTAATAGTTCAGAAACAACTATATTTGCAGACATATGAAAATCGGTATCGTACAACTAAAACCTCTTAAAGGGGATATTGAGGGAAATCTGAATAAACATTTGAAATTAATAGGTGCTGCATTAGAAAAGCAGCCGGATTTACTTATGTTTCCGGAATTGTCATTGACAGGTTATGAACCCGAACTGGCTAAAGAGTTAGCTACTAATTCAGATGACAGCCGCTTAACTCCTTTACAGGAAGTAAGTGATAAATATCATATCATTTTATGTGTCGGTATTCCTACCAAAAAGGATAATGAGTTATTTATCAGTATGATTATCTTCCGTCCTAATAAAGAAAGGGTTGCTTATTCGAAGCAATACTTATATCCTACTGAAAAAGGGATATTTACAGCCGGACACACCCCTTATATTATTTCTTATGACGAAGCAAACAGAATTGCTCCGGCTATATGCTACGAATTATCCAATAATGAACATATAGACTATGCACGCAAAATGAATGCGACAGTCTACATGGCAAGCGTACTAAACTCAGTCAATGGCGTAGACGGCGATATAGAAAAACTCTCAAAGATAGCTTCTACCAACCAAATGACGACTTTCATGTCAAACTATATCGGAGAATCAGGCGGATATGAATGTGCCGGAAAATCATCTATCTGGAATTCTAAAGGAGAATTACTTGCACAGTTAGATGATAAAACGGAAGGCATACTGATTTACGATACCCAAACAGAAGCCATTGACAGCATAACTAAACTTCCCGTATAACGCGGCAAGGATTTCCTACCGCCAGACTATTCGACGGAATATCTTTAGTCACTACGCTTCCGGCTCCAATAGTCACATTGTCACCAATAGTAACTCCCGGCAAAACAACGGAGCTACCGCCAATCCATACGTTATTTCCAATCGTAACCGGAGCAGTGAGTGACTTCCAGAACTGGCTGTTTGGAGACAGTCGTTCTGTCGGATTCACCGGATGGGTAACCGCGTAGATATGTACTCCGGGACCTATACCGCAATTGTCTCCAATCGTAATGCGGTTGCAATCCAAAAAGACACAATTCATGTTTATCTCAACATGACTGCCTATATGTATATTCTCTCCGTAATCTACAAAGAAAGGCGCTGAAATCCAAACATTATCTCCATGTGAACCTAATAATTCATCCAAAATAGCAGATAACTCTTCACTGTTCCTACTATCCGTATTATTATATCGGAGCTGAAGTTCCTTTGCATAATGCCAACGTTGGAGTAATTCCGGATCGCCGCAATCATATATTTCTCCGGCAAGCATCTTTTCTTTTTCTGTCATAAGTTTTATCTTTTATATTTAGAATATTTCTTCATATCGAAGCAAACATACATAAAAATCTTCAGATTTTATGTATGTTTGTCTTTTGAAAAAAGGAGAAAGGGAGAAACCATGAATATCGAAGATTACAGAGAATATTGCTTGTCGGTCAAAGGGGCAACAGAATGTATGCCATTTGGTGATCATACTTTAGTTTTTAAAGTGATGGACAAAATGTTCACTTTTGCAACTCTGCGACCTAAGGACGGGAGATTCTGGGCTGATATGAAATGTAATCCTGATAAGTCGGCAGAATTAATAGAGCAATATGAGGATATCTTTTATGGACCATTTTCAGATAAGAAGCATTGGATAACGGTCTATTTGGAAGGAGATGTTTCCGATAAACTTATAAAAGAGTTGATTAGTCATTCGGTAGAGGAAGTCATAAAGAAATTGCCGAAGAAAAAGCAAGAAGAATATAGAGTTATGTTTTTGAACGGAAATTCCTGGAAATAGTAAAAACAAGTCAATTGAAGAATTTTATCAAAATGAAAGTCATTTACCAATTCACAATCTTCGTTTCTCATTTGGAGCTCTCTTAGCTGGGCTTCCTGTACTTTATTTCTTTCCTCCGTTACAGGAAAACAGAGAATTATAAAGACTATTTCTCTCAATTAATTGTTTATTATCATAGTTATACGGTATATCCTCTGCAAGTTTCATATGCAGACAGATAATACCTTCTATCATCATCCATAATCAATGAAGTATTATGAATAATTGGAAAAAGAAATTTATCATCATATGGTCGGGACAATTGTTCTCCATCCTCAGCAGTTCTATTGCCCAGTTCGCCATTGTTCTGTGGATTAGTCTTGAGACTGGTTCGGCAGAAGTCCTCTCGTTTGCCACTATTGCCGCCTTGTTGCCCCAAGTTATATTAGGTCCTTTTGCCGGAGTATTCGTTGACCGTTGGAGCCGGAAATGGACAATGATATTAGCGGATAGTTTCGTAGCACTTTGTTCAGCCGTCATTGCGTTGCTGTTCTATCTGGATGTTATCGAGATTTGGCAGATTTATCTGTTGCTTATGCTCCGTTCCATCGGAAGTGCTTTTCATGCGCCTGCCATGAAATCATCCATACCATTGCTTGCTCCTGAAAAAGAGTTGACCCGCATCGCCAGTATCAATCAGACCATACAGGCATTATGCAATATCTGCGGTCCCGTACTGGGTGCCGCACTGATTGTCAGTACGAATATGAGTGTAGTAATGTTGCTCGATGTCGTTGGGGCAGCTATAGCCTGCACCTCACTATTGTTTGTCTTTATCCCTAATCCGGAGAAAACAGAAACGGAAACAACCAATAATGTGCTTCGTGACATGAAAGACGGATTTATAGCGATTCGCAGCAACCAAGGTTTGAAATGGGTGATGGTAACTGAGATTCTCATCACTTTCTTCATCATGCCCGTTGTTGCCCTAATCCCTCTGATGACATTGAAGAATTTTTCGGGAACTGCCTACCAGGTCAGCTTGATAGAACTTCTTTTCGGCTCGGGGGCATTAGTGGGTGGTATTCTACTGGGGGTATGGAATCCGCGTGTCCGAAAAGTCGTGATGATAAATCTGTCTTACGTTATTGTAGGTGTTTCTATTTTTATTACCGGAATGCTTCCCCCTTCGGCATTTATTATTTACGCTATCATGGCGGTAGTACAAGGCATATCCATGCCGTTCTATTCCGGTCCGTTCACTGCTTTACTGCAAACACAAATCGAAGTATCTTTCTTGGGACGTGTATTTTCATTGTTCGACAGTATCAGTTTGCTGCCTTCTTTATTAGGACTGTTGGCTACCGGATTTATAGCAGATGCCATCGGCATCGCTAATGTATTTGTCATATGTGGCATTGCAATTGTAATGACGGGTATTCTCGCATTTTTCATTCCGTCAATAATGAATCTGGAAAGGAAATAAGGCTATCTATTAATATAATTATGTAAAAAAATCCCGATATAGGTTGTATTCATATACACCTGTATCGGGATTCCAATCTCTTGTGTCCGACTATTGATTATTTCTTTTCTGCTTTCTGTGTATAAATCAGATTGCCTCTTTGACTGATTGTCCACAAGCCGTCAACCAAACGTACATTCTTTGTGTCATCATCTTCCACATTCCATGCATAACCGCCTGAAGGTAAACCACGTCTCTCCAGGATTTCGTTAGCCTGCCCGTCAGAGAAGAAAAGTTCGGCACGAGTGGAATCGGGGCTGAAAACGATGAAAGCAGAAGCATTATTTCCATCGATTGCTTCCGTACGGATACCTTTCTCAAACAGACGGATACAGTCTTTTTGCACCTCGCACCACACATAGCCGGCAGAGCCGATACATCCGTGTTCGTCCCGGTCACCACCTAATTTTGTTAGCTGTGGATACTGGACGAGTTTTGTTGCTTTCATTCCCGGAGTATATTTTCCGGTATAGAAGACTTCCAGTGTATCGTTCAGAAGCAAGCCGTTCACTTCTTCTTTGTTTGCATCCATCGTACTGAATGAAAGCGTATCCTTCTTATCGGTAACGATTGATACCGTATTCATACTTGCATCGCAAACGATGCCTTTTGAACTTGTCATTTCGGGCGTGCAACTTGCCATGAAACACAAGGTTCCTACTGCTAATAGTGCTGTTTTCATCTTCCTAAAATCCTGTTTAGTTTTAAATTATTGTAAAGATAATAATTATATGGCAATAAATAAAAACAAAATTTTATCGGCAATCGTTTTCTTAAAAGTATTTTTTAAGTTATTTTGCACAACTAATATCACGAACTCATCAAATTATGGATTGGATTGGCCTTGATTTAACATTCCCTATTACCGACCCTACATGGATATTTCTCCTTGTACTTCTCATCATACTGTTTGCTCCCATTTTATTGAACAAGCTGCGTATTCCTCACATTATCGGTATGATTCTGGCAGGATTGGCTGTCGGCGAACATGGTTTCAATATTTTGGCACGCGACAGCAGCTTTGAACTTTTCGGAAAAGTCGGGCTTTATTATATCATGTTCCTGGCCGGACTTGAAATGAATATGGGGGATTTCAAAGAGACACGAAACAAGGCGCTAGTCCTGGGACTACTGGCTTTTATCGTTCCTATCG
The DNA window shown above is from Bacteroides faecium and carries:
- a CDS encoding carbon-nitrogen hydrolase family protein — encoded protein: MKIGIVQLKPLKGDIEGNLNKHLKLIGAALEKQPDLLMFPELSLTGYEPELAKELATNSDDSRLTPLQEVSDKYHIILCVGIPTKKDNELFISMIIFRPNKERVAYSKQYLYPTEKGIFTAGHTPYIISYDEANRIAPAICYELSNNEHIDYARKMNATVYMASVLNSVNGVDGDIEKLSKIASTNQMTTFMSNYIGESGGYECAGKSSIWNSKGELLAQLDDKTEGILIYDTQTEAIDSITKLPV
- a CDS encoding MmcQ/YjbR family DNA-binding protein, producing the protein MNIEDYREYCLSVKGATECMPFGDHTLVFKVMDKMFTFATLRPKDGRFWADMKCNPDKSAELIEQYEDIFYGPFSDKKHWITVYLEGDVSDKLIKELISHSVEEVIKKLPKKKQEEYRVMFLNGNSWK
- a CDS encoding HAD family hydrolase encodes the protein MIKLVAFDLDGTIGDTIPMCISAFKKAAAPYANHELTEKEIIQTFGLNEEGMIRQVITGDNWQKALDDFYDVYKKMHAIKCPHPFEGIVELIGELKKKSIVIALVTGKGEKSCTITLKQFNMEECFDYIKTGSSERNRKAEHLNNLLVEYNLQPYEMVYIGDAVSDIMACQKVGIKCLSAAWAVSDMDICNIKEHNKEHLFYSIESLRFFLTESFESI
- a CDS encoding MFS transporter, which gives rise to MNNWKKKFIIIWSGQLFSILSSSIAQFAIVLWISLETGSAEVLSFATIAALLPQVILGPFAGVFVDRWSRKWTMILADSFVALCSAVIALLFYLDVIEIWQIYLLLMLRSIGSAFHAPAMKSSIPLLAPEKELTRIASINQTIQALCNICGPVLGAALIVSTNMSVVMLLDVVGAAIACTSLLFVFIPNPEKTETETTNNVLRDMKDGFIAIRSNQGLKWVMVTEILITFFIMPVVALIPLMTLKNFSGTAYQVSLIELLFGSGALVGGILLGVWNPRVRKVVMINLSYVIVGVSIFITGMLPPSAFIIYAIMAVVQGISMPFYSGPFTALLQTQIEVSFLGRVFSLFDSISLLPSLLGLLATGFIADAIGIANVFVICGIAIVMTGILAFFIPSIMNLERK
- a CDS encoding ATP-binding protein, giving the protein MKTTDSEQKGTDMELEQYRTRLEQMVEEKSKDLIAIQENLEATNRRQALFIKVLQILQLEPDIPTAMNMALAEIGRYTGVDRLATWENHLDGVTYGCTYEWCNEGIEPAIDYLRSMTIEAGKPWFDMFEDNNIICTSDIYSLDPFISQMLEVQGVKAIAVFPLSQLGIHFGFLSFNFCWNKQWDEKDVELMSQISQIVSTATKRWQVEVSLQQSQRTMQKVLDNINANVFVCDYDTMEVLFANKPFREEAGQVPERAKCWKMLNAGLEGACVHCPKPQLLDADRKLTGVHFWEDYNPVTERWYTIQSMAIKWLDGRWAIMELATDITTRKHVELELIQSKEKAEEADRLKSAFLANMSHEIRTPLNAIVGFSSLLAETDEAELRQSYMSLVQENNELLLNLISDILDISKIEAGTIELTISSVDLHQLCKEVIATFLHKKHDEAVELRFDESSPQIVMDADKNRIVQVLSNFMTNALKFTTKGSITLSYTLEDNGQLRFCVTDTGKGIPAEQRDEIFNRFVKLDSFAQGAGLGLSICQSLVERMGGRIGVESREGKGSCFWFTHPYLSDTQSSLEIVAENEQLPIPKTTPRNYKPLILVAEDIDSNYLLIEALLRKDYRLLRAHDGSEAIELFNAQTPDLILMDMKMPGMGGIETTSLLRKTGTQVPIVALTAFAYANDKSLAFNAGCNDFLTKPVSPPELRRIVSKWTAK
- a CDS encoding sugar O-acetyltransferase; this encodes MKTEMEKCLAGEWYDCHDKVFMELKSKTHRLLMKYNSVSYEQKKEKYEILKLMFGSIGVNVSVGHSFICDYGCNIHIGNNVTVNTGCTFVDCNKITIGNNVLIAPNVQIYTATHPIDLNERLTPVETSEGYEYVRHTFALPVSIEDGCWIGGGVIILPGITIGKGSVIGAGSVVTKSIPADSLAVGNPCRTIRKINESTRI
- a CDS encoding AraC family transcriptional regulator, with the translated sequence MKRENLHQPFEISFSELDESLLKEHDHTFFELVYILSGTGIQWINNNKFSYHDGHLFMLTPGDSHSFDIHTTTKFVNIKFNDIYIHSAVLGAENIHRLEFILQHANHQPGCILRNKTDKLLVKPMIEAIIREYINKKLYSKEIIAQLINTIIIVVARNIAMFLPEQVDECSEEKALDILQYIQTHIYQSDKIKAKAISQQFGISESYLGRYFKKHTNETMQQYILNYKLKLVENRLLHSQMRISEIVTELGFTDESHLNKLFKKYRGCSPSNFRKKGTV
- a CDS encoding sugar O-acetyltransferase; amino-acid sequence: MTEKEKMLAGEIYDCGDPELLQRWHYAKELQLRYNNTDSRNSEELSAILDELLGSHGDNVWISAPFFVDYGENIHIGSHVEINMNCVFLDCNRITIGDNCGIGPGVHIYAVTHPVNPTERLSPNSQFWKSLTAPVTIGNNVWIGGSSVVLPGVTIGDNVTIGAGSVVTKDIPSNSLAVGNPCRVIREV
- a CDS encoding AAA family ATPase, encoding MIAEIKFKNLLSFRDEAIFSFEADNSKDMETYHVVDLAPGIRLLKLAVVYGANASGKSNFIKICDYIKTFLVRTPTTKGEETGIVPFLMNKNGITETSDLSISFYIIKEKCQPVKFIYKLSLTRMHVIKEELCYYPSQQPATIFERTLENGVSVIKFGSKLKLGAAAKEEVSLKCLPNMSVFAAYMQVNVNVPEIEEVLAYFRNNVLPAVTPALPLRKYAENRIKETQNKDYILQYLQEADFNISDISAKEKETPVGVIQDTIFQHKVRDEKGVDSFYEFSEMFESQGTIRTMGLAGCIQETISNNAFLAVDEIESSLHPKLIEYIIERFLKESKCAQLLLTTHYDGLLAEEDLLRKDNVWFTEKGSDGNSVLYPLTDFKGLNRISSLQKAYKFGKFGAIPNI